One region of Flavobacterium sp. GSB-24 genomic DNA includes:
- a CDS encoding SDR family oxidoreductase, which produces MGLGLAASKAVALKGANLSIVDYNAEALEKAKAEIQSAAPAAKIITIVADVSDEQAVKNYVDKTVEEFGRIDGFYNNAGIEGKQAPLVDYDINIFKKVIDINLMGVYYGLKYIIPVMQKQGGGKIVNVASVGGIRGVINQMPYVASKHAVSGMTKNAAIEYGKDGIFTNAIAPGAILTPMVAEAFKQVNPADPKAAETTYAQRNPTRKLGKPEDVGNLVAFLLSDECQYVNGQTIAIDGGESNLYGNS; this is translated from the coding sequence ATGGGGCTGGGACTTGCAGCAAGTAAAGCCGTAGCATTAAAAGGAGCCAACCTTTCTATAGTAGATTACAACGCCGAAGCACTCGAAAAAGCAAAAGCAGAAATCCAGTCAGCCGCACCAGCTGCAAAAATCATAACTATAGTCGCTGACGTTTCAGATGAACAGGCGGTCAAAAATTATGTAGACAAAACAGTTGAAGAGTTTGGCCGTATTGATGGATTCTACAACAATGCAGGTATTGAAGGGAAACAGGCACCACTAGTTGACTACGATATCAATATTTTTAAAAAAGTAATCGATATTAACCTTATGGGTGTCTATTACGGTCTGAAATACATAATTCCTGTAATGCAGAAACAAGGTGGAGGAAAAATTGTAAACGTAGCTTCAGTAGGTGGAATTAGAGGTGTTATTAATCAAATGCCATATGTAGCAAGTAAACATGCCGTTTCTGGTATGACGAAAAATGCAGCAATTGAATATGGTAAAGATGGAATATTTACCAATGCAATCGCACCTGGTGCTATCCTAACCCCAATGGTGGCTGAAGCTTTTAAACAGGTAAACCCAGCCGACCCTAAAGCAGCTGAAACAACATACGCACAAAGAAACCCTACAAGAAAATTAGGTAAACCTGAAGATGTGGGTAACCTCGTGGCCTTTCTTCTTAGCGATGAGTGTCAGTATGTAAACGGTCAGACCATTGCAATTGATGGTGGAGAATCAAACCTATATGGTAATTCATAA
- a CDS encoding TetR/AcrR family transcriptional regulator, whose product MRPLDPFKREKILKSVYALTGRQGLASVNISGISKIAGVAVGTLYIYFKNKEEVVQSAYAAVEDKMTQAMYQDFDINLPVKESLKKIYINMLNYRLKNYDETIFIDQYQQSGYIQLNFSKQLAEYEMQNKPLYDLLEKGQQEGIIKELDAIMLISFFDGAVRSCSTGIIQKLFPLSQKLVDEYFDMIWRGMNKQF is encoded by the coding sequence ATGAGACCTTTAGACCCTTTTAAAAGAGAGAAAATTTTAAAATCTGTTTATGCACTTACAGGCAGACAGGGATTAGCAAGCGTTAATATTTCAGGTATAAGTAAAATAGCTGGAGTTGCTGTAGGAACCCTTTATATCTATTTCAAAAATAAAGAAGAGGTCGTACAGTCGGCCTATGCAGCGGTAGAAGATAAAATGACGCAGGCAATGTACCAGGACTTTGATATTAATCTACCTGTAAAGGAATCACTTAAGAAGATTTATATTAATATGCTGAACTATAGGTTAAAAAATTATGACGAAACTATATTTATCGATCAGTATCAACAGTCTGGATACATACAGCTGAATTTCTCCAAACAACTTGCAGAATATGAAATGCAGAATAAACCACTGTATGATCTTTTAGAAAAAGGACAGCAGGAAGGAATTATAAAAGAACTGGATGCAATTATGCTTATCAGCTTTTTTGATGGGGCGGTACGCTCCTGCTCCACAGGGATTATCCAAAAGTTGTTCCCATTAAGCCAAAAACTCGTGGATGAATACTTTGATATGATATGGAGGGGCATGAACAAACAATTTTAA
- a CDS encoding LacI family DNA-binding transcriptional regulator translates to MEEHRHVTIYDIAARLNLATSTISRALKDHHTISDKTIKKVKKTAEEMGFVPNTLAAGLRGNKSKTIGVLIPTITQPFLSSLISGIEITARKSDFSVIIMQSHDSYDEEVNMAKSLYSSRVSGVICSLAMETKDTSHFQQFSNNNIPLVFVDRVPKGYNTFRVVIDNYTAGYKATKHLIEQGCKRIAHMTAGGEFGNLYNERKRGYIDALTEHGLPLKEELIINLKAMTYDDGVKACNKLFSLKPPPDGLFAPGDILAVSAVQTAKKRGIKVPHDLAVIGFNNDPISEIIEPNISTITHPAEKMGKAAANIIIDNIKSLKEEEAKEITFLNTEVLIRESSKRL, encoded by the coding sequence ATGGAAGAGCATAGACATGTAACTATTTACGATATTGCAGCGAGACTCAATCTGGCCACATCGACTATTTCAAGAGCCTTGAAAGACCATCATACTATAAGTGATAAGACTATTAAAAAAGTAAAAAAAACAGCAGAAGAAATGGGCTTTGTTCCTAATACTTTGGCTGCGGGATTAAGAGGCAACAAGTCTAAAACGATTGGTGTTTTAATTCCAACTATCACTCAGCCTTTCTTATCATCACTAATTAGCGGGATTGAAATTACAGCTAGAAAATCTGATTTTTCAGTTATTATTATGCAGTCGCACGATTCATATGATGAGGAAGTTAATATGGCAAAATCACTTTATAGCAGCAGGGTAAGCGGTGTTATTTGTTCGCTGGCAATGGAGACAAAAGATACTTCTCATTTTCAGCAGTTTTCAAATAATAACATACCTCTTGTATTTGTTGACCGAGTTCCCAAAGGCTATAATACTTTTAGGGTTGTAATTGATAATTATACCGCTGGTTATAAGGCAACAAAACATCTTATTGAACAAGGCTGTAAAAGAATAGCCCATATGACTGCAGGCGGAGAATTTGGTAATCTTTACAATGAAAGAAAAAGAGGTTATATTGATGCATTAACAGAACATGGTCTGCCATTGAAAGAGGAATTAATTATAAATCTAAAGGCAATGACCTATGATGATGGGGTAAAGGCTTGTAATAAGCTGTTCAGTTTAAAACCACCGCCAGATGGGCTTTTTGCACCAGGAGATATTCTTGCTGTAAGTGCTGTGCAGACAGCCAAAAAGAGAGGTATTAAAGTGCCTCATGATTTAGCTGTAATTGGCTTTAATAATGATCCTATTTCAGAAATAATCGAGCCCAATATTTCAACTATTACGCACCCTGCTGAAAAAATGGGAAAAGCAGCTGCAAATATTATTATAGATAATATTAAATCACTCAAGGAAGAAGAAGCCAAAGAAATAACTTTTCTTAATACAGAGGTTCTTATTCGCGAATCTTCAAAAAGATTATAA
- a CDS encoding TonB-dependent receptor, protein MNNFFITSKSKHYKGFGFLILLFLASFQMKAQTTVTGTVSDASGPIPGVNVTLKGTKNGVSTGFDGNYLISAPSNGVLVFSFIGFKSKEINVNGQTKINVLLEEDSNNLKEVVVIGYGTQIKEAVTGSVASLGGKELNEVPAANITQALQGRLPGVEMTQTSSKPGAAMQIRIRGTRSLTGSNDPLVVLDGVPFAGSIGDINPADIKSVDILKDASATAIYGSRGANGVILVTTLKGKKNQKATFSYNGFSGIKQVFSRYPMMDASKFAALRDYTGLYVDGVDEKRNVNTDWQDLLYGSGEMISHDVSVSGGSETGAYNAGFGYYKEESVLPGQKYERFSLRAGLDQQINRSIRIGFNTNSNYSITNGDNIGTGTILGTSPLANPYNADGSLKRTVSMAADDQWVYTRQSIKSLGDSYVNLNRAFSSYNNIFAEVKIPGIDGLKYRLNTGLNLRTSNAGYYEGQGVFDVNPTTLSNAAITNGWSTQWLLENLITYDKTFAQKHTVNFVGLYSNEQYTGQSSRVTRNGITSDAFQFYNLGQSEEEAVINPADQDYTQWGLTSYMARLMYSYDNRYFISGTVRSDGSSRLSPGNKWVTYPAVSAGWTLSNESFLKDVKSISLLKLRAGYGETSNQAVSPYATLGALSTRPYNFGSNNSTGVYVTELPNPNLGWEFSTTWNYGLDFGFFNNRLSGTVEYYKTNTKNLLQRVGLPATSGVSSYVANVGETENKGYEISLNGVILDNPNGVTWSVGVNFYKNENKLVALASGASRDEANNWFVGYNINSIFDYEKTGIWQEGDPYMSILEPGPTGINQQGTVVGSIKVKYTGEYNPDGSPARAINASDRQIIETDPDFQGGFNTNVTYKGFDFNAVGAFKSGGVLISTLYGGASYLNLLNGRRSNVDVDYWTPDNRDAEFPNPRGIRSGDNPKYMSTMGYFDASYVKIRAITLGYTIDQTFTRNLGIDKLRLYFTAQNPFVLFSPYHDKSGMDPETNSLGDENQAVASYQRRFSVIGTNTPTTRNYLFGLNLTF, encoded by the coding sequence ATGAATAATTTTTTTATTACAAGTAAATCGAAGCATTACAAAGGCTTTGGTTTTTTGATCCTGTTGTTTTTGGCCTCATTTCAAATGAAGGCACAAACAACAGTTACAGGCACAGTTTCGGACGCAAGTGGTCCAATTCCTGGAGTGAATGTTACTTTAAAAGGAACAAAAAACGGGGTGAGTACTGGTTTCGATGGAAACTATCTTATAAGTGCTCCTTCAAATGGTGTACTCGTTTTTAGTTTTATAGGCTTCAAAAGCAAAGAAATTAATGTAAATGGACAAACTAAAATCAATGTACTTTTAGAGGAAGACTCAAATAACTTAAAAGAAGTAGTCGTTATTGGATATGGTACCCAAATTAAGGAAGCTGTTACAGGATCGGTTGCTTCATTGGGAGGGAAGGAATTAAATGAAGTGCCTGCGGCTAATATTACTCAAGCCTTGCAAGGAAGACTGCCTGGGGTAGAGATGACACAAACTTCTTCTAAGCCTGGGGCAGCCATGCAGATCAGAATACGAGGAACAAGATCCCTTACAGGTAGTAATGATCCGTTGGTTGTACTCGATGGAGTTCCTTTTGCAGGTTCCATAGGAGATATTAATCCTGCAGATATTAAGTCGGTTGATATTCTAAAAGATGCTTCTGCAACTGCTATCTATGGTTCGCGTGGAGCTAATGGTGTAATTTTAGTGACTACCTTAAAAGGGAAAAAAAATCAAAAAGCAACATTTTCATACAACGGTTTTAGCGGAATAAAACAGGTTTTTTCAAGATATCCTATGATGGATGCCTCTAAGTTCGCTGCACTTCGTGATTATACAGGCTTGTATGTAGATGGTGTTGACGAAAAAAGAAATGTAAATACAGACTGGCAGGATTTATTGTACGGTTCTGGAGAAATGATTAGTCACGATGTAAGTGTTTCGGGAGGAAGTGAAACGGGAGCTTACAATGCAGGTTTTGGATATTACAAAGAAGAATCAGTTCTTCCTGGTCAAAAGTATGAGCGTTTCAGTCTTAGAGCAGGTTTAGACCAGCAAATTAACCGATCTATCCGCATAGGTTTTAATACCAATAGCAATTACAGCATTACAAATGGAGATAATATCGGAACAGGAACTATTTTAGGGACTTCACCGCTGGCTAATCCATACAATGCAGATGGTTCTCTGAAAAGAACGGTCAGCATGGCGGCTGATGATCAATGGGTTTACACCAGACAATCCATTAAAAGCTTAGGAGATTCTTATGTTAATCTAAATAGAGCTTTCAGTTCTTATAATAACATTTTTGCAGAAGTTAAAATTCCTGGTATTGACGGACTGAAATACAGACTTAATACTGGTTTAAATTTACGTACATCAAATGCAGGATATTATGAAGGTCAGGGAGTTTTTGACGTTAACCCTACGACACTTTCTAATGCTGCAATAACAAATGGCTGGTCTACGCAATGGCTGCTGGAAAATTTAATCACTTATGATAAAACTTTTGCACAGAAACATACCGTGAATTTTGTAGGATTGTATTCAAACGAGCAGTATACAGGACAGAGTTCTAGAGTGACTCGAAACGGAATTACCTCTGATGCCTTCCAGTTTTATAATTTAGGACAAAGCGAGGAAGAAGCTGTAATTAACCCTGCAGATCAAGATTATACCCAATGGGGATTAACATCGTATATGGCAAGGTTAATGTACTCTTATGACAATCGTTACTTTATATCTGGAACAGTACGTTCCGATGGTTCATCAAGATTATCTCCTGGAAACAAATGGGTGACTTATCCTGCGGTTTCTGCTGGATGGACACTTTCAAATGAGTCATTCCTTAAAGATGTTAAAAGCATTAGCCTATTGAAATTGAGAGCAGGGTATGGTGAAACTTCCAATCAGGCAGTATCTCCGTACGCAACTCTTGGAGCTTTAAGCACAAGACCATACAATTTCGGAAGTAATAATTCAACTGGAGTATATGTTACTGAGCTTCCAAATCCTAATTTGGGATGGGAGTTTTCAACTACATGGAACTACGGTTTAGATTTCGGATTTTTTAATAACCGTTTATCCGGTACAGTCGAATATTATAAAACAAATACCAAAAATCTATTACAGCGAGTGGGACTGCCTGCAACATCTGGTGTGAGCAGCTATGTGGCAAATGTGGGAGAAACAGAGAACAAAGGTTATGAAATCTCGTTGAATGGAGTTATACTTGATAATCCTAATGGTGTTACATGGTCTGTTGGAGTTAATTTTTATAAAAATGAAAATAAGCTTGTTGCTTTAGCCTCAGGGGCAAGCCGTGACGAAGCAAACAATTGGTTTGTTGGATATAATATTAATTCCATTTTTGATTATGAAAAGACTGGAATCTGGCAGGAAGGCGATCCGTATATGTCAATTTTAGAGCCAGGCCCAACAGGAATTAATCAGCAGGGAACAGTTGTAGGATCGATTAAAGTTAAATATACTGGAGAGTATAATCCAGACGGTTCACCAGCTCGTGCGATAAATGCAAGCGATCGCCAGATTATTGAAACAGATCCAGATTTTCAAGGAGGTTTCAATACCAATGTAACCTATAAAGGATTCGATTTTAATGCAGTGGGGGCATTTAAAAGCGGAGGAGTCTTAATCAGTACGCTGTATGGTGGAGCAAGTTATTTGAACTTATTAAACGGACGAAGAAGCAACGTTGATGTAGATTACTGGACTCCAGATAACAGAGATGCAGAATTCCCTAACCCAAGAGGTATCCGAAGCGGAGACAATCCTAAGTACATGTCAACAATGGGGTATTTTGATGCATCCTATGTAAAAATCAGGGCAATTACTCTTGGATATACTATCGATCAGACTTTTACAAGAAATCTGGGTATAGATAAATTAAGACTGTATTTTACAGCACAGAATCCGTTTGTTTTATTTTCTCCATATCATGATAAATCTGGAATGGATCCTGAAACTAATTCACTAGGTGATGAAAACCAGGCAGTGGCATCGTATCAAAGAAGATTCTCTGTTATTGGTACCAATACACCTACAACCAGAAATTATTTATTTGGACTTAATTTAACATTTTAA
- a CDS encoding RagB/SusD family nutrient uptake outer membrane protein, which produces MKRYIFKNLIIGSTVLLSLAGCSDILEEKPHDFYEPGYFKTEQGVKQGLTSHYAHLRWIYGQAYFYNSSQTGTDEATYAQSADGNFKDHDLSGVGIINPTSSRSDVLWNNSYYDINTASGIIENGAAVGVASSLIAESKFFRGFDYFLLVQTFGGVPLDLGAGELKFNSKPSRYSKRNTVPEVYTKAIFPDLLAAVNDLPDAPRLTGTVTKTVARLFLAKAYLTYGWWLENPNNIPTYPDTPRTDPDGHNAQWYFQEAYNIAVDGINNPGSYGLLDSYYDVNVGSNDRNKEVMLYADHTESSEYYNGASLTYGSGGAPDNFSGWMVTWNYTAIRSKNGTAAVSSVQREANQFLGRPWTRMAPPIEVFTNTFADKINDSRYDGTFATVFRGNWNLQGTGLTGVATLTNANGLTIKPGDAVLTFLDDEPLTPITYPSGQGDSGVGAGVLPGRADYVISPKGISRIVYPGFWKLGPYRTDNAGGLGQPNAGSTRPFPVAKFSELYLVAAEAAVKGATGSLSARSLVNVLRARAGKWRWNNNGNTAKIQDNSAAMTSATPAVIDINYILAERSREFFGEGYRWYDLVRTQKWNEIAGKYSIGGSNYGQHTPEVVTRTIEPHHYLRPIPQAQIDGMEMSADEKAAYQNPGY; this is translated from the coding sequence ATGAAACGATATATTTTTAAAAATTTAATTATAGGGTCAACAGTGTTACTTTCATTAGCTGGCTGTTCAGATATATTAGAGGAAAAACCTCATGATTTTTACGAACCGGGTTACTTTAAAACAGAGCAGGGAGTTAAGCAGGGATTAACCTCTCATTACGCGCATTTACGCTGGATTTATGGTCAGGCTTATTTTTACAATTCCAGTCAGACGGGAACAGACGAGGCAACATATGCTCAGAGCGCTGACGGAAATTTTAAAGATCATGATTTATCAGGAGTAGGTATTATTAATCCAACGTCAAGCCGTTCAGATGTTTTGTGGAATAATTCGTATTATGATATCAATACCGCTAGTGGTATTATTGAGAATGGAGCTGCCGTAGGAGTTGCCAGCAGCTTAATTGCAGAATCTAAATTTTTTAGAGGTTTTGATTACTTTTTGCTGGTTCAGACTTTTGGAGGTGTGCCATTGGATTTAGGAGCTGGAGAATTAAAGTTTAACAGTAAGCCTTCAAGATATTCAAAACGTAACACGGTTCCAGAAGTGTATACAAAAGCTATTTTCCCAGATTTACTTGCTGCCGTTAATGATCTTCCTGATGCTCCAAGGCTCACAGGTACAGTAACCAAAACTGTTGCACGACTATTTTTGGCAAAGGCGTATCTTACATATGGCTGGTGGCTGGAGAACCCTAATAATATTCCAACTTACCCAGACACTCCAAGAACAGATCCTGACGGACATAATGCACAATGGTACTTTCAGGAGGCTTATAACATTGCTGTTGACGGAATAAATAATCCAGGTTCTTATGGATTGCTTGACTCTTATTATGATGTTAATGTGGGATCAAATGACAGAAATAAAGAAGTAATGCTGTATGCTGATCATACAGAGAGCAGTGAATATTACAATGGAGCAAGTCTTACTTATGGAAGCGGTGGTGCCCCAGATAACTTTTCTGGGTGGATGGTTACGTGGAATTATACTGCTATTAGAAGCAAAAACGGAACAGCAGCAGTTTCATCAGTACAAAGAGAAGCAAATCAATTTTTAGGACGCCCATGGACAAGAATGGCTCCGCCTATTGAAGTTTTTACCAATACATTCGCAGATAAGATTAATGATTCTAGATATGACGGAACATTTGCGACAGTTTTCAGAGGCAATTGGAATCTTCAGGGAACAGGTCTTACAGGCGTGGCAACGCTAACCAATGCAAATGGTTTGACAATTAAGCCAGGTGATGCTGTTTTAACTTTCCTTGATGACGAACCATTAACTCCGATAACTTATCCTTCAGGACAAGGAGACAGCGGAGTTGGAGCGGGAGTTCTGCCAGGTAGAGCTGATTATGTGATTTCTCCAAAAGGAATAAGCAGAATAGTATACCCAGGTTTTTGGAAATTAGGTCCTTACAGAACAGATAATGCAGGAGGACTAGGACAGCCTAATGCTGGAAGTACAAGACCATTTCCAGTAGCAAAATTTTCAGAATTATATCTTGTTGCCGCCGAAGCTGCAGTGAAAGGAGCAACAGGATCTTTAAGCGCTAGGTCACTTGTAAATGTATTGAGAGCCAGAGCAGGAAAATGGAGATGGAACAATAATGGAAATACTGCAAAAATACAGGATAACAGCGCGGCTATGACAAGTGCAACTCCAGCTGTAATTGATATTAACTACATTCTTGCAGAGCGCTCACGAGAGTTTTTTGGAGAAGGATACCGTTGGTATGACTTAGTGAGAACACAGAAGTGGAATGAAATTGCTGGAAAATACTCTATAGGAGGTTCTAACTATGGACAACACACACCAGAAGTAGTGACCAGAACAATTGAACCACATCATTATCTAAGACCTATTCCACAGGCGCAGATTGATGGAATGGAAATGTCAGCTGATGAAAAAGCTGCATATCAGAATCCTGGTTATTAA